The Nostoc sp. PCC 7524 nucleotide sequence GGTGGCAATTGCACAACAGATTTCTCCACAGCTTCTGTTGTGATTTTCTCATTTATCTTTTTATGAGCAATTAATTTTTTTCTCTGAACTTTTCTTTTCCTTTCTTTTATCTCTGCGGCAAAACTTCACTTTCTCACTCCCCCTGTCGATTTTAATGCAACTTATTCTCATTACCTCTCTTAGCAATTGAATTGACTTTAGTTCTTGTGTACTACTTTGCTGGCTTTGCTTGATGTGTGACAGTTAGGGTGCGGAAGGTGGGTTGGATAGCTGCTATTGCCATACAAAATCATCTCACTATCGTAACGGCTGATAGAGACTTTCAGCGAATGCAACAGGTAATAACTTTATCAATTGAATCTTGGATATAAATTCCTCTTTCCTCTACACTCTTACACCCCTAACCCCACTCACTACTGCCTTTTTCAAGTCACCCTAGACAAGAGTGCAACGTGTTACTAATGCCTGTTGCAGTAGAGTTTGATATTCTTCATCATTAACGCTATAAGCACCAAATCTTTCCAAGTGGGGATTCATCATTTGAGCGTCAAACAGCACAAATCCTTGCTGACGTAATTGTTCTACCAACTTCACCATCGCTACTTTAGAACCTTCAGGAATGCGGTAAAACATCGACTCACCAATAAAAGCACCACCAATAACAATTCCTAAAATTCCTCCAGCTAGTTTGTCACCTTGCCAAGTTTCAAAACTGTAAGCAAAACCAGCTTGGCGCAATAGCAAGTAAATCTCTTGTAATTCAGGGGAAATCCATGTGGTTTCTCGGTTCGCGCAACCTGCAACTACCGCCGGAAAATCACGATTAATCGCCACAGTAAAGCGTTCTTGATTCAAAACACGCCGTAATGAGGTAGGGTAGCGGAATTGCTCATCCAAAGGAATTAAAGTGCGATCGCGACTACTGTACCATCCCAGTCCGTCATCGTCATCAGCCATGAGAAAATAGCCTTGAGCATAACCCTGAACAATAGCAGCGATATCATATTGCATAAATAAAACTAAAGATAAAAAATATCAGAGGAACACAGTTTGATGCCATAAGTCATCCTCTGCACTCCTCTGTAACTTCCTGATAATTACTCTGGTTAACAAAGATGACACAACCAATACCACCTATCACTCTCCCACCATCTGAAAATCCTCACCTTGAAAGTGAATGGTTACAAGAGCGTTTGCTGCGGTGGCTTGATACAGAATTCATCCCAGAAGCAGTCAATCACAATATTGCTCAACGAGCAGCACAAATTTTCATGCGCCAAAGAATGGAAGGAGAGAACGATTTAGGTTCTCTGGTGATTGCCATTGTCACCGAGATGCAGGCGTTTGATTTTTCCAAAAGCTTTTATGGAGAGTTTGCGATCGCTAACGCCGTCAGCGATCTACTCTTAGAAAGTCTGGGTATAGACCGTTGTTGCGGTCAATAAAGTAAAGTCCATAGTCAAAAGTCCATCTTAATGACTAATGACTAATGACTAATGACTACCAGCTAGACTTAACAACTCCAGGCAACAGACCTTCGTGCGCCCATTCCCGCAAAACGTTCCGAGACAGTCCAAAATCACGGTACACGCCTCTAGGACGACCAGTTAACCAGCAACGGTTACGGCGACGAGAGGGCGCACTGTTACGGGGTAGTTGTTGGATTTGGCGGTGAATTTCTAGCTTATCGAGGGGAGACTCTGTTGTTCTAAACTCTTCTAACAGAGCTTCCCGCTTGGCAGCATACTTTTCAACCAACTTAGCGCGTTTTTTCTCGCGCTCAATCATACTCTTTTTTGCCATAAATTATCTTACAAACGTAAAGACAGCATTTTCCATTCTACCTTTAGGAAAGGCTGATCGTCTCTCTTTTCATTTATTTACTTGGGGACTGGGGATTGGGGATTGGGGACTGGGGATTGGGGATTGGGGACTGGGGATTGGGGATTGGGGATTGGGGACTGGGTAAAAGTTTTTCTCCTCTGCTCCTCTGCTCCTCTGCTCCTCTGCCTCCCCTGCCTCCCCTGCTCCCCTCACTCCCCTCACTCCCCTCACTCCCCTGCTCCCACAGCAGTAGGGCATAAATCAGCCAGTTCACAAGCCTCACAAGCCGGAGAACGGGCTTTACAGACGGCACGACCGTGATAAATTATCCGAATTGACCAATTTTCCCAATCTGGCTGGGGTAATAACTTCATCAAATCTTTTTCAATGTGAATGGGATCTGCGTACTTAGTTAAACCCAAGCGTTGGCTGAGGCGCTTAACGTGAGTATCTACTGTCACCCCCGCATTAATCCCGTAAGCATGAGCTAAAACCACATTTGCTGTTTTCCGTGCTACCCCAGGCAGTTTTAACAACTGTTCCATTGTGTTAGGAACTACAGAATCAAACTCACTGACAATCATCCTACAGGCAGCCTGAATATTTTTCGCCTTATTACGATAAAACCCGGTGGAACGCACCAAAGTTTCTAACTCTGCTAAGTCGGCATTCCCTAAACTTGCAGCATCAGGAAACCGACTAAATAAAACTGGTGTAACTTGATTCACTCGCTCATCTGTACACTGAGCTGAGAGAATAGTTGCCACCAGCAGCTGCACTGGAGTCGAATAGGTCAAAGAGCAAGTTGCATCTGGATAAAGTCGCTTCAGGCGAGTCAGAATTTCTAATGCCCGTTGCTGCTTTGATGGTGATTTGCGCTTGGTACTCACTGGAACAATTTTTGCACCCATTCCAACTGTGTAGTTAACTGGGTAGTTTCTTTCACAATCAGAAAAATTCCCAGTCCTAAGAGTAGCATTAAACCTGTTTGCATCACACCTTCTTGAATCCGATTAGGCAAGGGCTTACCCCGCAAACCTTCAATTAGTAAAAATGCTAGTTGTCCACCGTCTAAAGCTGGAAGAGGCAAAATATTGATGATTGCCAAGTTGATGCTAATTAAAGCCGCAAAAAAGAACAAACTACCTGTATCGTTTTGAGCAATGTTAGCTCCAATTTCCACAATTTTAATCGGGCCAGCAACTTGTCCAGCAGTTTCACCAAAGTTAGTAATTAGCTGTCCAAATCCTTTAAATGTCATGGTGACTATGCGCTGAAATTCAGCAGCACCAATACTAAAAGCTTGGACTGGATTAGTAACGGGACGGCGTTCAACTTTGCCGTTAGGTGCAAGCCCAATCCCAATACTGCCTCCTGTGGATTTGGCTTCAGGAACGACATTCACAGATAATGTTTTGTCCCCACGGGTAATTTCTAGTTGAATCTGCTGATTGGGACTACTTTTGATGATGTCTCTTAAACTATCTATTGCCTGTAGGGAAGTGCCAAATTTTTGTCCATTAGCTGCAATAATCACATCTCCGGCTTGCAGTCCAGCTGTGGTAGCTACATCACTCACCTCTGGTGCTAGCTGTTGAATAAGTACCCCTGGCTGGCTAGCTTGTCCGATGCCAATGAAGCTAACTTGAGCTACCAGTAGCATATAAGCAAAAATTAAATTGGCTATTACCCCGGCGCTAATAACGATCGCTCGATCTAAAATTGGCCGGTTACGCAGCAAATTCGGGTCATTGGGAGGAATATCGCTATCGGGATCATCATCAGGAAACCCCACAAAACCACCCAAGGGGAAAGCTCTGATAGCATACTCGGTTTCTGGGCCTTGGTACTTCCACAGAACAGGGCCAAACCCCAAAGAAAAACGGTTGACATGGATACCTTGAGAACGGGCGGCGATAAAATGCCCCAGTTCATGTACCAAGATTAATACAGCCAAGACTGCGATCGCTGCTAAAACTGACATAGAGCAAATTAGTCAAAATATTTGGATATATATTTTTATTGTAGTAGTTAGGGAACGGACGCACAGACTCAACCTATCTCCCAGGGTGAGATGATGCTTGGATTCAGCGTAGCGATTTCATTAACAATAGGACTGACAATATCCCCCAATGTTTTACCTTTGCCAGCAATAGATGCAGGGGGAGTGCGTCGTTTTTTCGGTGCTAAGGTTTCTTCTATGAAGGTAACAATGACACGAGCAGTATTAACTTGGGGTTGTTCCGATACCCATGTTACTTGACCATTTTCATAAATCGCTTCGTAACTTTTTAACATGGCAATCAGGGTTTTATTAACCTTTGGGCTTTCTTAAATTATAGTTGAGGCGATCGCTGGCATTGGGATTAAGCCAATTGAACTTAACTGAAGTATCCCATTACTCATAATGCGTCCCATCCGCAACACTTTTACCGTATTTTCGGATTCAATTACTTCATATACCAACCGATGCTGAATATGTATTCGTCGGGAGTATGCACCTTCTAAATCTCCCACTAACTTTTCGTAAGGTGGCGGATTCTGAAATGGGTTAGTTTGAATGATATCTAATAACTCTTGCGCCTTATCTCTTAAATTGCTAGCAGCTAGTTTCTTGGCATCTTTCTGAGCTTGTTTAGTATAAACTAAATCCCAATTCACCAATCTAACTGGCGATCGCACTCCTCAATCGGTGTTGCAAGTCCTTCGTGAATTGATTCTCGCATACCTGGAACTGAGAGAAGATAGAGGGTTTCCTGTACAGATGCCCAATCTGCTTCCGACAACAAAACTGCATTGCTACTTTTTCCTGCAATCACAATGGATTTATGTGACTGATTCACGGAATCAATTAAATCCTGTAACTGTTTTTGAGCTTCATTAATTGGAATCATCATCCTATATCCTTACTATTAAGCTCTACTACTCATCTCACATATTCTATTTTCTTTTACTTGTTCCCATTCTTGCTTAATTTTTGCCTGTTGCTTCATCTTCAAGGAAGATATCATACCCATCTTTAAATCAAAATAAACACAAATTAGCGGTGTATACCATGCTTTTTTTACACCACGATGGAGCTTATTAAATTCTCATTTTTTATTGCTAATTAACATATTTCTATAAAGTTATAGAAATGTGTAGAGACGCTCAATAAAACGCCTCTACTTATTCACCAGATATCTAATTACAAAGTTTCACGTCCCAAGAAAGGTTGCAACACTTCTGGTATCAACACTGTCCCATCCGGTTGCTGATAATTTTCCAAAATAGCCGCCATTGTGCGCCCCACAGCCAAACCAGAACCATTGAGAGTATGCACAAACTGAGTACCTTTCTTCCCAACTTCCTTGAACCGAATATCTGCCCGTCGCGCCTGGAAGTCTACAAAATTGGAACAACTAGAAATCTCCCGGTACTTGCCAGAAGAAGGTAGCCAAACCTCTAAATCATAGGTTTTAGTGGAAGAGAAACCCAAATCACCACTACATAAATTAATCACGCGGTAAGGTAACTTGAGAGCCTGTAAAATTGCTTCCGCATTTCCTACTAATTTTTCCAACTCATCAAAAGAGGTGCTGGGATGCACAAATTTCACCAACTCCACTTTATTGAATTGATGCAAGCGAATTAACCCCCGCATATCCCGCCCATAACTACCCGCCTCTCGACGGAAACAAGGAGTATAAGCACAGTGGTAGATAGGTAAATCTTCCGCCGCGAGAATCTCCCCCCGGTAAAGGTTTGTCACGGGTACTTCTGCTGTCGGAATTAGCCACAAATCATCATCAGCACATTTAAAACTTTCTTCCGCAAACTTGGGTAACTGGCCTGTCGCCGTCAAAGATTCGCTATTTACCAATATCGGCGGACTGACTTCTACATACCCGGCTTGGGTTTGCATAGTCAGCATCAAGTGAATTAATGCCCTTTCTAGGGCAGCACCAGCCCCGATTAAGTTGACAAAGCGACTTTGGGCAACTTTTACAGCTCGCTCTACATTGAGAATACCGAGCTTTTCGCCAATTTCCCAATGCGGCAGAATATTGGGATTCTGAGGTATGTACTCATCACCCCAACGGCGAACTTCTACGTTATCTTCTTCGCTTTTTCCCAAAGGTGTAGAATCACTAGGTATGTTGGGAATTGCGAGGATAAGTTGCTCAATTTCTGCCTTGAGTGCTTTTTCTTTGGGTTCTAGTTCACTCAATTGGGCTTTAACAGCGTTCCCCTCGTCCCGCAAACTTTGAATTTCTGGGTCTTGCGGATTGATACCAGATTTAATCTTCTGCCCAACCAGCTTACCAATTTCATTACTGCGAGCTTGCAGTTGGCTACGAGTCACTTCTATGTCCCGTTGCTGTCGATCTAACTGTAATATCGGTTCTATGTCGTATTTACCACTACGACTATTCAACCGTTCCTGAATTAGTTGGGAATTTTCCCGTATTTGCTTAATATCCAGCACAGATTTTTCTCAGTCTTTTGCCTACTTCCTGCCAACACATCAGCATATACTGATTTTGACTTGCTATGACAGGAAAAGCAAATACAAAAATTATATAAACAAGGGAGTAGGTAGTAGGGAGTGGGGAAGAATACTTGCCCGTCTCATTTTAGCTACTGTTGTCGGTTGATGCGATTGAGTAGCCAAAGCGAAGCCACCAAACCAGCAAAGTGAGCTGAGACAGTATTGGTGTTGGACTGTACTACTAGCATATCTAGACCACTAATGATTCTGGTGGGGTCAAAAAATTGAGTAGTAATAGCTTGGGGCGATATTGACCTCGCTACCAATGTACCAACGATCGCCTGCGCTCCCAAAAGTGTGACTAGCGTCCCGATTAAATTTATCCATAGTCCTAAACGTAAAACTTGTACTGTTTCCACTTTACGAGGGCGGTTGCTAGGGTTGGATGACATGAGTTGGTTGCCAATTCTGGTGTATCTGAAAGCTATATAAATACCCCCACATAAGATTAGTAGTCCACAAACTGCTAAAAAGACACCAAACCCAGTTCCAGGATTATTACTGGGACTGCCCGCTCTTTGACTAAAAATTGCAAATAGCAGCACAATAATACCAGAAACTACACCTAGCACTAACTGAATCCAAAAGCTAATCCAGCCTGTCAGGCGAAAAGTTTGGGCAATTGTTCGGAGATTAGAAGAAGACGATGGAGTATCGGAGTTTCGTGACATACTGATCACCAACGTGCCAGGCACTTGCTAGTTTTAATCATAATTAAATCCCGTAGGGTAGGGTATAGAAAATTAATCTTGGTGTTTTGCGTCAGTCCTGTCAAGCTCCAAAATTGAGTTTTGAGTATTTTTTTAATCTATCTACAGACTGTGACCCTAGCATTTTAAGTGTCTGAATTTTTGATGATTTGACTAGGATAGTTACTATTACACAAAGTCTTGATTAACTTTTACAGATTTACAGACAAAACGGCATTTTACCTGTAAAATTTTTTCGATGGCATCTTACGTTTAAGCAGTTCTAACCAGCTCGGCATTACTTGACACCAAGAGAGTGGCAAAACCACTGTCTTGATTGCTCCTCACAACACTAATTAGAGCTAGGGTAGGGGCGTATTATTTGGCGCTCCTAAGATTTTTACAGCTGTTCTGCGGCTTTATCCCGTAGGAAATCTTCCCATGTTGACACTTACTTAGGAAATTCTGCCTAAGTAGCACTATATACTTACCCAAATTGGAGTAGCACTATATACTGAC carries:
- the aat gene encoding leucyl/phenylalanyl-tRNA--protein transferase, with the translated sequence MQYDIAAIVQGYAQGYFLMADDDDGLGWYSSRDRTLIPLDEQFRYPTSLRRVLNQERFTVAINRDFPAVVAGCANRETTWISPELQEIYLLLRQAGFAYSFETWQGDKLAGGILGIVIGGAFIGESMFYRIPEGSKVAMVKLVEQLRQQGFVLFDAQMMNPHLERFGAYSVNDEEYQTLLQQALVTRCTLV
- the rpsN gene encoding 30S ribosomal protein S14, translated to MAKKSMIEREKKRAKLVEKYAAKREALLEEFRTTESPLDKLEIHRQIQQLPRNSAPSRRRNRCWLTGRPRGVYRDFGLSRNVLREWAHEGLLPGVVKSSW
- the nth gene encoding endonuclease III, which encodes MGAKIVPVSTKRKSPSKQQRALEILTRLKRLYPDATCSLTYSTPVQLLVATILSAQCTDERVNQVTPVLFSRFPDAASLGNADLAELETLVRSTGFYRNKAKNIQAACRMIVSEFDSVVPNTMEQLLKLPGVARKTANVVLAHAYGINAGVTVDTHVKRLSQRLGLTKYADPIHIEKDLMKLLPQPDWENWSIRIIYHGRAVCKARSPACEACELADLCPTAVGAGE
- the rseP gene encoding RIP metalloprotease RseP encodes the protein MSVLAAIAVLAVLILVHELGHFIAARSQGIHVNRFSLGFGPVLWKYQGPETEYAIRAFPLGGFVGFPDDDPDSDIPPNDPNLLRNRPILDRAIVISAGVIANLIFAYMLLVAQVSFIGIGQASQPGVLIQQLAPEVSDVATTAGLQAGDVIIAANGQKFGTSLQAIDSLRDIIKSSPNQQIQLEITRGDKTLSVNVVPEAKSTGGSIGIGLAPNGKVERRPVTNPVQAFSIGAAEFQRIVTMTFKGFGQLITNFGETAGQVAGPIKIVEIGANIAQNDTGSLFFFAALISINLAIINILPLPALDGGQLAFLLIEGLRGKPLPNRIQEGVMQTGLMLLLGLGIFLIVKETTQLTTQLEWVQKLFQ
- a CDS encoding Txe/YoeB family addiction module toxin → MRSPVRLVNWDLVYTKQAQKDAKKLAASNLRDKAQELLDIIQTNPFQNPPPYEKLVGDLEGAYSRRIHIQHRLVYEVIESENTVKVLRMGRIMSNGILQLSSIGLIPMPAIASTII
- a CDS encoding type II toxin-antitoxin system Phd/YefM family antitoxin → MMIPINEAQKQLQDLIDSVNQSHKSIVIAGKSSNAVLLSEADWASVQETLYLLSVPGMRESIHEGLATPIEECDRQLDW
- the serS gene encoding serine--tRNA ligase; the encoded protein is MLDIKQIRENSQLIQERLNSRSGKYDIEPILQLDRQQRDIEVTRSQLQARSNEIGKLVGQKIKSGINPQDPEIQSLRDEGNAVKAQLSELEPKEKALKAEIEQLILAIPNIPSDSTPLGKSEEDNVEVRRWGDEYIPQNPNILPHWEIGEKLGILNVERAVKVAQSRFVNLIGAGAALERALIHLMLTMQTQAGYVEVSPPILVNSESLTATGQLPKFAEESFKCADDDLWLIPTAEVPVTNLYRGEILAAEDLPIYHCAYTPCFRREAGSYGRDMRGLIRLHQFNKVELVKFVHPSTSFDELEKLVGNAEAILQALKLPYRVINLCSGDLGFSSTKTYDLEVWLPSSGKYREISSCSNFVDFQARRADIRFKEVGKKGTQFVHTLNGSGLAVGRTMAAILENYQQPDGTVLIPEVLQPFLGRETL
- a CDS encoding DUF3611 family protein encodes the protein MSRNSDTPSSSSNLRTIAQTFRLTGWISFWIQLVLGVVSGIIVLLFAIFSQRAGSPSNNPGTGFGVFLAVCGLLILCGGIYIAFRYTRIGNQLMSSNPSNRPRKVETVQVLRLGLWINLIGTLVTLLGAQAIVGTLVARSISPQAITTQFFDPTRIISGLDMLVVQSNTNTVSAHFAGLVASLWLLNRINRQQ